A genomic stretch from Xiphophorus maculatus strain JP 163 A chromosome 14, X_maculatus-5.0-male, whole genome shotgun sequence includes:
- the LOC111611157 gene encoding uncharacterized protein LOC111611157 isoform X1: MVRGVHFGGFNASLIFLMFSVEGLLLKEQHRNTEVTQGLSKAILEMLHIKKVSASHQAKPHPYMNRIYQHLESLEAQDFGRSDGILVQSFRSVDGPHHAPQGWIWFNISSLNLSMLGAELVLYRKTLHSCPLTVTVTLHSIIASQHNLNEIPALEERQLTLDQRPSSGYDVFNVSAVLVMQHLEVVGFQLRYTDESGSLVLHEALTQSLYCLSRGALQEPLMVLYEARPLQF, encoded by the exons ATGGTCAGAGGAGTGcattttgggggttttaatGCAAGCCTGATCTTTCTGATGTTCTCTGTCGAAGGCTTGTTGTTGAAGGAGCAGCACAGGAATACAGAGGTGACTCAAGGGCTCAGCAAAGCTATCTTAGAAATGCTGCATATCAAGAAAGTGTCGGCGAGTCATCAGGCCAAACCTCATCCTTATATGAATAGGATCTATCAACATCTGGAGTCACTGGAAGCTCAAGACTTTGGAAGATCAGATGGAATCCTAGTGCAGAGTTTTCGAAGTGTTGATG GGCCCCATCATGCTCCACAAGGATGGATCTGGTTCAACATCAGCAGCCTGAACCTCTCCATGCTGGGTGCAGAGTTGGTCCTCTACAGGAAGACCCTCCATTCATGCCCTCTCACTGTCACTGTGACCCTGCACAGCATCATTGCATCACAGCACAATCTGAATGAAATTCCTGCTTTGGAGGAGAGGCAGCTGACGCTGGACCAGCGGCCCTCTTCTGGGTACGATGTTTTCAATGTGTCCGCTGTTTTGGTTATGCAGCATCTGGAGGTGGTGGGCTTCCAGCTGAGGTATACAGATGAGAGTGGGAGTTTGGTCCTCCATGAAGCGCTGACACAGAGTTTGTACTGTTTGAGCAGAGGCGCTCTGCAGGAACCCTTAATGGTGCTTTACGAAGCACGGCCTCTTCAGTTCTAA
- the LOC111611157 gene encoding uncharacterized protein LOC111611157 isoform X2, translated as MLHIKKVSASHQAKPHPYMNRIYQHLESLEAQDFGRSDGILVQSFRSVDGPHHAPQGWIWFNISSLNLSMLGAELVLYRKTLHSCPLTVTVTLHSIIASQHNLNEIPALEERQLTLDQRPSSGYDVFNVSAVLVMQHLEVVGFQLRYTDESGSLVLHEALTQSLYCLSRGALQEPLMVLYEARPLQF; from the exons ATGCTGCATATCAAGAAAGTGTCGGCGAGTCATCAGGCCAAACCTCATCCTTATATGAATAGGATCTATCAACATCTGGAGTCACTGGAAGCTCAAGACTTTGGAAGATCAGATGGAATCCTAGTGCAGAGTTTTCGAAGTGTTGATG GGCCCCATCATGCTCCACAAGGATGGATCTGGTTCAACATCAGCAGCCTGAACCTCTCCATGCTGGGTGCAGAGTTGGTCCTCTACAGGAAGACCCTCCATTCATGCCCTCTCACTGTCACTGTGACCCTGCACAGCATCATTGCATCACAGCACAATCTGAATGAAATTCCTGCTTTGGAGGAGAGGCAGCTGACGCTGGACCAGCGGCCCTCTTCTGGGTACGATGTTTTCAATGTGTCCGCTGTTTTGGTTATGCAGCATCTGGAGGTGGTGGGCTTCCAGCTGAGGTATACAGATGAGAGTGGGAGTTTGGTCCTCCATGAAGCGCTGACACAGAGTTTGTACTGTTTGAGCAGAGGCGCTCTGCAGGAACCCTTAATGGTGCTTTACGAAGCACGGCCTCTTCAGTTCTAA